From the Myxococcales bacterium genome, one window contains:
- a CDS encoding GTP cyclohydrolase has product MFVIELVYKVPLAQIDAMMSAHVAFLDRHYAAGTFLISGRKIPRDGGIILALGGSRGQIEAIMAEDPFVASGGAELRIIEFRASQRAKDLPARLAP; this is encoded by the coding sequence ATGTTCGTCATCGAGCTCGTCTACAAGGTCCCGCTGGCGCAGATCGACGCCATGATGTCGGCGCACGTCGCGTTCCTCGATCGCCACTACGCCGCGGGGACGTTCCTCATCTCGGGCCGAAAGATCCCCCGCGATGGCGGCATCATCCTGGCCCTCGGCGGCAGCCGTGGGCAGATCGAGGCCATCATGGCGGAAGATCCGTTCGTCGCCAGCGGCGGCGCCGAGCTCCGCATCATCGAGTTCCGCGCCAGCCAGCGCGCCAAGGATCTGCCGGCGCGGCTCGCGCCGTAG
- a CDS encoding DUF4336 domain-containing protein, with product MVDDTIWTLDRPVWFGGVRLRARTTVVRLDDGSLLLHSPAPPTDALVEQLRALGPVRWLVVPSCFHHLGTPAAAARFPEAQVVGPVSALARNRALVLDVDIHGAQFGERVPEFEALPLRGVPFLDETVLYHRPTQTLLGADIVLCAGAQDHWTWRWAARLTGCYERVRVPPDVRKKIADRSAAERAIHAILERPARRLIVGHADVLDEDWRDHLAQAWRSEGLEV from the coding sequence GTGGTCGATGACACGATCTGGACGCTGGACCGCCCCGTGTGGTTCGGCGGGGTCCGGCTGCGCGCCCGCACCACGGTCGTGCGCCTCGACGACGGCAGTCTGCTCCTGCACAGTCCGGCGCCTCCCACCGACGCACTGGTGGAGCAGCTCCGCGCGCTGGGCCCCGTGCGCTGGCTGGTGGTGCCCAGCTGCTTTCATCATCTCGGGACGCCGGCGGCGGCGGCGCGCTTCCCCGAGGCGCAGGTGGTGGGGCCGGTGTCGGCGCTGGCCAGGAACAGGGCCTTGGTGCTCGACGTGGACATCCACGGCGCTCAGTTCGGCGAGCGGGTCCCCGAGTTCGAGGCCTTGCCGCTCCGGGGCGTGCCGTTTCTCGACGAGACCGTGCTCTACCATCGGCCAACGCAGACCCTGCTGGGCGCAGACATCGTCTTATGCGCCGGCGCCCAGGACCACTGGACCTGGCGCTGGGCCGCGCGCCTGACCGGCTGCTACGAGCGCGTGCGCGTGCCGCCCGACGTCAGGAAGAAGATCGCGGACAGGTCCGCGGCCGAGCGCGCGATCCACGCCATCCTCGAGCGACCGGCTCGACGGCTCATCGTCGGGCACGCCGACGTGCTCGATGAAGACTGGCGCGACCACCTGGCCCAGGCCTGGCGATCGGAGGGCCTGGAGGTGTAG
- a CDS encoding CBS domain-containing protein produces MRFPEPIGCVARLCASLALMTNQPPSAKDVMGRDPVTVAADTPLLDVLHLMVVAQIGGVAVVGDRGAVVGVITAADLLRAVDQVSDDDLDELPTGAGEESLSALRAADILSPEPIWVAPDTPAATIARLMRARGVHRVLVGVDGHLEGIVTTFDLIGLLDMTIAPAP; encoded by the coding sequence GTGCGCTTCCCCGAACCGATCGGGTGCGTCGCGCGGTTGTGTGCGAGCCTTGCCCTCATGACGAACCAGCCGCCATCCGCGAAGGACGTGATGGGTCGCGACCCGGTCACGGTCGCGGCGGACACGCCGCTCCTCGACGTGCTCCACCTGATGGTGGTCGCGCAGATCGGAGGCGTGGCCGTCGTCGGGGATCGCGGCGCGGTCGTCGGCGTGATCACGGCCGCCGATCTCCTCCGCGCGGTGGATCAGGTCTCCGACGACGACCTCGACGAGCTCCCCACGGGCGCCGGGGAGGAGAGCCTGTCGGCGCTGCGCGCCGCGGACATCCTGAGCCCTGAGCCCATCTGGGTCGCGCCCGACACGCCCGCCGCGACGATCGCGCGGCTCATGCGCGCGCGCGGGGTCCACCGCGTCCTCGTCGGAGTGGACGGACACCTCGAGGGCATCGTGACGACCTTCGATCTGATCGGCCTGCTGGACATGACCATCGCGCCCGCGCCGTGA
- the map gene encoding type I methionyl aminopeptidase, which produces MVLDAARRRAHGRRVAITILAPVERERMRRAGRAAAATLAYVGARLAPGMTTAEIDRLVRAHTATLGGRPAQLGYHGFPAAVCVSRNDIVCHGVPSPRVRLADGDIVNIDVTTELDGYHGDTSATFVIGEASPHARALVALARGARDAGIAAAVPGARLGDIGAAIVRHVGRAGGIVEAYGGHGIGRAMHLDPHVAHVGRAHTGHRIREGMAFTVEPMVNAGSAATRTDADGWTVRTVDGALSAQFEHTVVIGAHGPEITTVADQG; this is translated from the coding sequence ATGGTATTGGACGCGGCGCGCCGGCGGGCGCACGGTCGGCGCGTGGCCATCACGATCCTGGCGCCGGTCGAGCGCGAGCGCATGCGGCGCGCCGGTCGCGCGGCCGCCGCGACCCTGGCGTACGTCGGCGCGCGGCTCGCGCCCGGGATGACCACCGCCGAGATCGACCGCCTGGTCCGCGCGCACACCGCCACGCTCGGTGGCCGGCCGGCGCAGCTCGGCTACCACGGCTTTCCAGCCGCGGTGTGCGTCAGCCGCAACGACATCGTGTGTCACGGCGTGCCGAGCCCGCGCGTCCGGCTGGCGGACGGCGACATCGTCAACATCGACGTCACCACCGAGCTCGACGGCTACCACGGTGACACCTCGGCGACGTTCGTGATCGGCGAGGCGTCGCCGCACGCGCGCGCCCTCGTCGCGCTGGCCCGTGGCGCGCGCGACGCCGGCATCGCCGCCGCGGTGCCCGGCGCGCGGCTCGGCGATATCGGCGCCGCGATCGTGCGCCACGTGGGCCGCGCCGGCGGCATCGTCGAGGCCTACGGCGGCCACGGCATCGGCCGCGCGATGCACCTGGACCCACACGTCGCGCACGTCGGCCGCGCGCACACGGGGCACCGGATCCGCGAGGGCATGGCGTTCACCGTCGAGCCGATGGTCAACGCCGGCTCGGCCGCGACCCGCACCGACGCCGACGGCTGGACCGTGCGCACCGTCGACGGCGCGCTGTCGGCGCAGTTCGAACACACCGTGGTGATCGGCGCGCACGGCCCCGAGATCACGACCGTGGCGGACCAAGGTTAG
- a CDS encoding TonB family protein, with translation MCAYAAVAIASACGPLVSQTPEQREYADDVAACQRGDGEACYTAATIALTWEGRAPGATEIAEALLGRGCDAGDPSSCRRLANRWRSIEPRTAAIYVKRACQAGDQESCDLLTSAAASTAPAAPAPAPPPPPPDPPMLTSGTCFFVARAGIAVTNHHVIDGAAELVLIDARGRAHAAKVLRDDKQVDLAVLEAVTANDVPPLPLAADKDVPLGEQVFTIGFPVPGVLGTDPKFSEGSLGGQAGLGAAWLYQVTVPVQPGNSGGPLVDHRGFVVGVIVAKLRADRLMQTEGVTPENVNFAIKSAELRRLLRGLKLGSSKAARTRQAAIDRTRVSVCHVVAKPAGSDSSGAEAAPDGDSVRGPSGGGPAAPPGADAQGVEANALVRIAGEPRVLPDAATVAEMRRRGRPEIRARVKLCIDRSGAVESVMVLDSSGSSLYDKKLTRAVKRWQYRPFMVDGEPAAVCSTIAFTYRLRSGAAPGG, from the coding sequence ATGTGCGCCTACGCCGCGGTCGCGATCGCCAGCGCGTGCGGGCCGCTCGTCAGCCAGACGCCCGAGCAGCGCGAGTACGCGGACGACGTCGCCGCGTGCCAGCGGGGCGACGGTGAAGCGTGCTACACCGCGGCGACGATCGCGCTCACCTGGGAAGGGCGCGCTCCTGGCGCGACCGAGATCGCCGAAGCCCTGCTGGGTCGGGGATGCGACGCCGGCGACCCAAGCTCGTGCCGTCGCCTCGCGAACCGGTGGCGATCCATCGAGCCGAGGACAGCCGCGATCTACGTGAAGCGCGCATGCCAGGCAGGCGATCAGGAGAGCTGCGATCTCCTCACGAGCGCCGCAGCGTCGACCGCGCCGGCGGCACCAGCGCCGGCACCGCCACCGCCGCCACCCGATCCGCCGATGCTCACGAGCGGCACGTGCTTCTTCGTCGCGCGGGCTGGCATCGCGGTTACCAACCACCACGTGATCGACGGCGCGGCGGAGCTCGTGCTCATCGACGCCCGAGGTCGGGCGCACGCGGCGAAGGTGCTCCGCGACGACAAGCAGGTCGACCTGGCGGTCCTCGAGGCGGTCACGGCGAATGACGTGCCGCCGCTGCCGCTCGCCGCGGACAAGGACGTGCCGCTGGGAGAGCAGGTGTTCACCATCGGGTTTCCGGTCCCGGGAGTGCTCGGCACCGATCCCAAGTTCAGCGAGGGGTCGCTCGGCGGCCAGGCCGGCCTGGGCGCGGCGTGGCTATATCAGGTCACGGTGCCTGTCCAACCCGGCAACTCAGGAGGCCCGCTGGTGGACCACCGAGGCTTCGTCGTCGGTGTCATCGTCGCGAAGCTGCGAGCCGATCGCTTGATGCAGACGGAGGGCGTGACTCCTGAGAATGTGAACTTCGCGATCAAGAGCGCGGAGCTTCGGCGCTTGCTCCGAGGACTCAAGCTCGGTTCCTCGAAGGCCGCGCGGACGCGTCAAGCGGCGATCGATCGGACTCGGGTATCCGTGTGTCACGTGGTGGCGAAGCCGGCCGGGTCGGATAGCAGCGGGGCTGAGGCGGCGCCGGACGGCGACTCGGTCCGTGGGCCCAGCGGTGGCGGGCCGGCTGCTCCACCGGGCGCCGACGCCCAGGGCGTCGAGGCGAACGCGCTCGTGCGCATCGCGGGTGAGCCCCGCGTCCTGCCTGACGCGGCGACCGTGGCGGAGATGCGCCGGCGCGGCCGGCCGGAGATCCGCGCGCGGGTGAAGCTGTGTATCGACCGCTCCGGCGCGGTCGAGAGCGTCATGGTCCTCGACTCATCTGGCTCGTCCCTGTACGACAAGAAGCTGACGCGGGCGGTCAAACGCTGGCAGTACCGGCCATTCATGGTCGACGGCGAGCCGGCGGCCGTGTGCAGCACGATCGCGTTCACGTACCGGCTCCGCAGCGGGGCCGCACCCGGCGGCTGA
- a CDS encoding dienelactone hydrolase family protein, with product MCDEDTEAENATFLKDPRLNRREVGIGAGALVAAVLTGCARRSTSAAGPEAPAVAKTSATAGTAGTASRMVTIDTPDGAAEAFFVAPTSGRHPGVILWPDVAGLREAYETMATRLAESGYAVLAVNQYYRSSKAPVLTSFAEWTTDEGKAKLAPMRAAITPDGIARDGAAFAAWLDQQREVDPGRKLATTGYCMGGPFTFRTAAAAPDRVGVIASFHGGGLVTDEPTSPHALLPRMKVAALICIAQNDDARDPAAKDTLQRAAAAAHVPAEVEVYPAQHGWCTLDSPVYDHAQAERAWARMLATFERHL from the coding sequence ATGTGCGACGAGGATACCGAAGCTGAGAACGCGACGTTTCTGAAGGACCCGCGGCTCAACCGCCGGGAGGTCGGCATCGGCGCGGGCGCCCTGGTGGCCGCGGTCCTGACCGGCTGCGCGCGCCGCTCGACGAGCGCCGCGGGGCCGGAGGCGCCCGCGGTGGCCAAGACCTCAGCGACCGCGGGCACCGCGGGCACCGCGAGTAGGATGGTCACGATCGACACGCCCGACGGCGCCGCCGAGGCGTTCTTCGTGGCGCCGACGAGCGGTCGTCATCCGGGTGTCATCCTGTGGCCCGACGTCGCGGGCCTGCGGGAGGCGTACGAGACGATGGCGACCCGGCTGGCCGAGTCGGGCTACGCCGTGCTCGCCGTCAACCAGTACTATCGCTCGTCGAAGGCGCCGGTGCTCACGTCGTTCGCCGAGTGGACCACCGACGAGGGCAAGGCCAAGCTGGCGCCGATGCGCGCGGCGATCACGCCCGACGGCATCGCGCGCGACGGCGCCGCGTTCGCCGCGTGGCTCGACCAGCAGCGCGAGGTCGACCCGGGCCGGAAGCTCGCGACCACGGGCTACTGCATGGGCGGGCCGTTCACCTTCCGCACGGCGGCCGCGGCGCCGGACCGGGTCGGCGTCATCGCGTCGTTCCACGGCGGCGGCCTCGTCACCGACGAGCCGACCAGCCCCCACGCGCTCTTGCCCCGGATGAAGGTCGCGGCGTTGATCTGCATCGCCCAGAACGACGACGCGCGCGACCCCGCCGCCAAGGACACGCTCCAGCGGGCCGCCGCCGCCGCGCACGTGCCCGCCGAGGTCGAGGTCTATCCCGCCCAGCACGGCTGGTGCACGCTCGACTCGCCCGTCTACGACCACGCGCAAGCCGAGCGGGCGTGGGCGCGGATGCTGGCGACGTTCGAGCGTCATCTCTAG
- a CDS encoding LysR family transcriptional regulator, with amino-acid sequence MSLQQLHYFVAVAEEQHVTRAAERLRISQPPLSRQIQALEDELGQPLFERRGRGIVLTTFGRYFAARATALLDHVASVLADSKRWPSPP; translated from the coding sequence ATGAGCTTGCAGCAGCTGCACTACTTCGTCGCCGTGGCCGAGGAGCAGCACGTCACGCGCGCGGCCGAGCGGCTCCGGATCTCGCAGCCCCCGCTCAGCCGGCAGATCCAGGCGCTCGAGGACGAGCTCGGGCAGCCGCTGTTCGAGCGACGCGGCCGAGGCATCGTGCTCACCACGTTCGGGCGCTACTTCGCCGCCCGGGCGACGGCGCTCCTGGATCACGTCGCGAGCGTGCTCGCCGACAGCAAGCGCTGGCCGAGCCCGCCCTGA